A single Ziziphus jujuba cultivar Dongzao chromosome 11, ASM3175591v1 DNA region contains:
- the LOC107433067 gene encoding large ribosomal subunit protein uL11 has translation MPPKFDPSQVVDVYVRVTGGEVGAASSLAPKIGPLGLSPKKIGEDIAKETAKDWKGLRVTVKLTVQNRQAKVAVVPSAAALVIKALKEPERDRKKTKNIKHNGNISLDDVIEIAKIMRPRSMAKDLTGTVKEILGTCVSVGCTVDGKDPKDLQQEIADGDVEIPLD, from the coding sequence ATGCCGCCAAAGTTCGACCCCTCCCAAGTCGTCGACGTCTACGTGCGAGTCACCGGGGGTGAGGTCGGAGCCGCCAGTTCCCTTGCTCCGAAGATCGGTCCGCTCGGTCTGTCCCCGAAGAAGATCGGAGAAGATATCGCCAAGGAAACGGCCAAGGACTGGAAGGGTCTGCGAGTGACTGTAAAGCTCACTGTTCAGAATCGGCAGGCCAAGGTCGCAGTGGTTCCCTCCGCCGCTGCTTTGGTCATCAAAGCCCTGAAGGAGCCGGAGCGGGACCGCAAGAAAACCAAGAACATCAAGCACAATGGCAACATTTCTCTGGACGACGTGATCGAGATAGCGAAGATCATGAGGCCCAGATCCATGGCCAAAGACCTCACTGGGACCGTGAAGGAGATCCTCGGCACGTGCGTCTCGGTTGGTTGCACGGTCGACGGGAAAGACCCTAAGGACCTGCAGCAGGAAATCGCTGATGGTGATGTTGAGATACCTCTAGATTGA